A section of the Mesorhizobium loti genome encodes:
- a CDS encoding ABC transporter ATP-binding protein, whose product MVAAAAVRAASENAAGLAVDFRGVSHQYDLDRQPLPVLRQIDLAVAPGEFVALLGPSGCGKSTLLRLAAGLERPTSGDVLTDATIVARPDPSRVLVFQDPTLFPWRTVRDNVAIGPEARGVLAGSQKRIDDALRLVKLDAFASAFPHQLSGGMAQRAALARALVNDPRLLLLDEPLGRLDSLTRLTMQEELLSLWREAGYTVILVTHDVEEALLLSERVIVLTERPARIKAEVVVDLPYPRRRDDPRIVAQRQHILEILGFSA is encoded by the coding sequence ATGGTAGCAGCCGCCGCAGTTCGCGCCGCATCCGAGAACGCCGCCGGTCTCGCCGTCGATTTTCGGGGTGTCTCGCATCAATACGATCTCGATAGGCAGCCCTTGCCGGTACTGCGGCAGATCGACCTGGCCGTGGCACCGGGTGAATTCGTGGCGCTTCTTGGCCCATCCGGCTGCGGCAAGTCGACCTTGCTGCGGCTGGCCGCAGGGCTGGAAAGGCCGACAAGCGGCGACGTGCTGACGGACGCGACAATCGTCGCTCGGCCGGATCCGTCGCGGGTGCTTGTGTTCCAGGATCCGACCTTGTTTCCGTGGCGGACCGTCCGCGACAATGTAGCCATTGGGCCGGAAGCGCGCGGCGTGCTGGCCGGCAGCCAGAAGCGGATCGACGACGCGCTTCGCCTGGTCAAGCTGGATGCCTTCGCATCGGCCTTTCCGCATCAGCTGTCCGGCGGCATGGCGCAACGCGCCGCACTGGCGCGTGCCCTGGTCAACGACCCGCGCCTGCTGCTGCTCGACGAGCCGTTGGGACGGCTGGATTCGCTCACCCGGCTGACCATGCAGGAAGAGCTTTTGTCGCTCTGGCGCGAGGCCGGCTACACGGTCATCCTCGTCACGCACGATGTCGAGGAGGCGTTGCTGCTCAGCGAGCGCGTCATTGTGCTGACCGAGCGCCCGGCGCGCATCAAGGCGGAGGTCGTGGTCGACCTGCCCTATCCGCGGCGGCGCGACGATCCGCGCATCGTCGCCCAGCGCCAGCACATCCTGGAGATACTCGGGTTCTCCGCATGA